Proteins from a genomic interval of Geodermatophilus obscurus DSM 43160:
- a CDS encoding DUF3072 domain-containing protein gives MSEPTANDDRSAEKDPSDWVTGDEPATGAQKSYLHTLAREAGEEVPDDITKADASRKIDELQDETGRGQ, from the coding sequence ATGAGCGAACCGACTGCCAACGACGACCGCAGCGCCGAGAAGGACCCCTCGGACTGGGTGACCGGTGACGAGCCCGCCACCGGCGCGCAGAAGAGCTACCTGCACACGCTGGCCCGCGAGGCCGGCGAGGAGGTGCCGGACGACATCACCAAGGCCGACGCCTCGCGCAAGATCGACGAGCTGCAGGACGAGACCGGCCGGGGCCAGTAG
- the phoU gene encoding phosphate signaling complex protein PhoU: MRQHYHEELDDINNCLVEMANSVGSAMSKATTALLDADIELANLVIEGDEHIDATRESIEQRCFTLLARQAPVATDLRTITAGMRIISDLERMGDLAVHVAKLARMRFPEHAVPQELRPIFLQAGNVAESLVTQTATVIAKLDVEAAAALEAEDDLMDQLHRQLFNELLLKDWPHGMEAAIDITLLGRYYERFADHAVSVARRVVYLVTGEREMHAHAD, from the coding sequence GTGCGTCAGCACTACCACGAGGAACTCGACGACATCAACAACTGCCTGGTCGAGATGGCGAACTCGGTCGGGTCGGCCATGAGCAAGGCCACCACCGCACTGCTGGACGCCGACATCGAGCTGGCAAACCTGGTGATCGAGGGCGACGAGCACATCGATGCCACCCGGGAGAGCATCGAGCAGCGGTGCTTCACCCTGCTGGCCCGGCAGGCGCCGGTCGCCACGGACCTGCGCACCATCACCGCGGGGATGCGGATCATCAGCGACCTCGAGCGCATGGGCGACCTCGCCGTCCACGTCGCGAAGCTCGCGCGGATGCGCTTCCCCGAGCACGCCGTCCCGCAGGAGCTGCGGCCGATCTTCCTCCAGGCCGGGAACGTCGCCGAGAGCCTGGTGACCCAGACGGCGACCGTCATCGCCAAGCTCGACGTCGAGGCGGCCGCGGCGCTGGAGGCCGAGGACGACCTGATGGACCAGCTGCACCGGCAGCTGTTCAACGAGCTGCTCCTCAAGGACTGGCCGCACGGCATGGAGGCGGCCATCGACATCACCCTGCTCGGCCGCTACTACGAGCGCTTCGCCGACCACGCGGTCAGCGTCGCGCGCCGGGTCGTGTACCTGGTCACCGGCGAGCGGGAGATGCACGCGCATGCCGATTGA
- a CDS encoding phosphoglyceromutase: MYSPQTRPGTLVLLRHGESEWNKANLFTGWVDVPLSEKGRGEAARGGELLAEHGLLPQVAHTSVLTRAITTAELALAAADRQWIPVKRSWRLNERHYGALQGKDKAATLAEYGEEQFTVWRRSYSTPPPPIEPGSEYSQDGDARYAVLPPEVRPQTECLADVVVRMLPYWYDAIVPDLRAGLTVLVAAHGNSLRALVKHLDGMDEDEVVGLNIPTGVPLRYNLDDDLRPTNPGGRYLDPDAAAAAIEAVKNQGKR; the protein is encoded by the coding sequence ATGTACTCGCCCCAGACCCGCCCCGGCACGCTCGTGCTGCTCCGCCACGGCGAGAGCGAGTGGAACAAGGCCAACCTGTTCACCGGCTGGGTGGACGTGCCGCTGTCGGAGAAGGGCCGCGGCGAGGCCGCCCGGGGCGGTGAGCTCCTCGCTGAGCACGGCCTGCTGCCGCAGGTGGCGCACACCTCGGTGCTCACGCGGGCGATCACCACCGCCGAGCTGGCGCTGGCCGCCGCGGACCGGCAGTGGATCCCGGTCAAGCGCTCCTGGCGGCTCAACGAGCGGCACTACGGCGCGCTGCAGGGCAAGGACAAGGCCGCCACGCTCGCCGAGTACGGCGAGGAGCAGTTCACGGTCTGGCGCCGCTCCTACAGCACCCCGCCGCCGCCCATCGAGCCGGGCAGCGAGTACTCCCAGGACGGCGACGCGCGCTACGCCGTGCTGCCGCCGGAGGTGCGCCCGCAGACCGAGTGCCTGGCCGACGTCGTCGTCCGGATGCTGCCGTACTGGTACGACGCAATCGTGCCCGACCTGCGCGCGGGGCTGACCGTGCTCGTCGCCGCGCACGGCAACAGCCTGCGGGCGCTGGTGAAGCACCTGGACGGGATGGACGAGGACGAGGTCGTGGGGCTCAACATCCCCACCGGCGTCCCGCTGCGCTACAACCTGGACGACGACCTGCGCCCGACCAACCCCGGTGGCCGGTACCTCGACCCCGACGCCGCAGCCGCCGCCATCGAGGCCGTCAAGAACCAGGGCAAGCGCTGA
- a CDS encoding bifunctional MFS transporter/dTMP kinase — MDEERATAGPPAAGERTTAGTARPDNAFFALVRIPVFRRLWAAITVSSLGDWLGLLATTAMAQQLTREESLAVQGAAISGVILTRLLPDLVLGPLAGALADRLDRRTTVVVGELLALTLYLSIAVTYELTWLYVAQFLVEAVGLFTNPAKQAMWVSIVPRERLAVANQVSLFSVYGAVPVAALVFALLSTVSRLIGEGDGSEARTAIVVALVFNAGSFGLSAATVFLSRRLIPGTPVDRDGGQRNVLSLVVEGVAFLRGQPFMRALYVGVIGAFGAGGLTVGVAQLYVATLRAGAAGYSVVFGVVFTGLAIGMLAGPRILPTVPRRSVFTHAIGLAGVALLVMSLLRDFVLATAAAFCVGLFAGVSWIIGYTLIGFEVEDRLRGRVFAFVISSVRIVLLLAVAVGPGLAGLLGTHDVRLGDLVLTLTGPGLTLLVGGVVALAVSAYATRQVVPARSRTRFRDVLRLLWGRSDLFSAASSGVGLFIVVEGADRELTRRYAADLAQVLRDCGCPVEVTSEPSDTQLGRQVRGLLFPPPPGSGTGFPQPEPAVDDTGSPIGAHTAALLAAADRAQHVAAVIRPALERRRVVVNTHYVDTSIAFHGAGQGLDADRIFRTSLWATRGLLPDLTVVVDSPVTSAPADADAEAVRRAFLAQAEAAPDRYVVVPGELLDTDGEEGMVSPVVRRRLATLVATRYPAPAEESPVPAEPATPGATSTAAAERAGRSVG; from the coding sequence GTGGACGAGGAGCGCGCGACGGCGGGCCCTCCCGCGGCCGGGGAGCGCACCACGGCCGGGACCGCGCGCCCCGACAACGCCTTCTTCGCGCTGGTCCGCATCCCGGTCTTCCGCCGGCTGTGGGCGGCGATCACCGTCTCCAGCCTCGGTGACTGGCTGGGCCTGCTGGCCACCACGGCCATGGCCCAGCAGCTCACCCGGGAGGAGTCTCTCGCGGTGCAGGGGGCCGCGATCTCCGGCGTCATCCTCACCCGGCTGCTGCCCGACCTGGTGCTGGGCCCGCTGGCCGGAGCGCTGGCCGACCGGCTGGACCGCCGGACGACGGTCGTCGTCGGGGAGCTGCTGGCGCTCACGCTGTACCTGTCCATCGCGGTCACCTACGAGCTGACCTGGCTCTACGTCGCCCAGTTCCTCGTCGAGGCGGTCGGGCTGTTCACCAACCCGGCCAAGCAGGCGATGTGGGTGTCGATCGTGCCCCGCGAGCGGCTGGCCGTGGCCAACCAGGTCTCGCTGTTCTCCGTGTACGGCGCCGTCCCCGTCGCCGCCCTGGTGTTCGCGCTGCTGTCGACGGTCAGCCGGCTCATCGGCGAGGGCGACGGCAGCGAGGCCCGGACGGCGATCGTCGTCGCCCTGGTCTTCAACGCCGGCAGCTTCGGCCTGAGCGCGGCCACCGTGTTCCTCTCCCGCCGGCTCATCCCCGGCACGCCGGTCGACCGGGACGGCGGGCAGCGCAACGTCTTGTCGCTGGTCGTGGAGGGCGTGGCCTTCCTGCGCGGGCAGCCGTTCATGCGCGCCCTCTACGTGGGCGTCATCGGCGCGTTCGGCGCCGGCGGCCTCACCGTCGGGGTCGCCCAGCTGTACGTGGCCACGCTGCGCGCCGGTGCCGCCGGCTACTCGGTCGTGTTCGGCGTGGTCTTCACCGGCCTGGCCATCGGCATGCTCGCCGGGCCGCGGATCCTGCCCACGGTGCCGCGGCGCAGCGTGTTCACGCACGCCATCGGGCTGGCCGGGGTGGCCCTGCTGGTGATGTCCCTGCTGCGGGACTTCGTGCTGGCCACCGCCGCGGCGTTCTGCGTGGGCCTGTTCGCCGGCGTCAGCTGGATCATCGGCTACACGCTGATCGGCTTCGAGGTGGAGGACCGGCTGCGCGGCCGCGTCTTCGCCTTCGTCATCTCCTCGGTGCGCATCGTCCTGCTCCTGGCGGTGGCGGTCGGCCCGGGCCTGGCGGGGCTGCTCGGCACCCACGACGTCCGCCTGGGCGACCTGGTGCTCACCCTGACCGGCCCCGGCCTGACGCTGCTGGTGGGCGGGGTGGTGGCCCTCGCGGTGAGCGCCTACGCCACCCGCCAGGTGGTGCCGGCGCGCTCGCGCACCCGGTTCCGCGACGTGCTCCGGCTGCTGTGGGGCCGCTCGGACCTGTTCTCGGCCGCCTCCAGCGGCGTGGGGCTGTTCATCGTCGTCGAGGGGGCCGACCGCGAGCTGACCCGCCGCTACGCCGCGGACCTGGCGCAGGTGCTGCGCGACTGCGGCTGCCCGGTCGAGGTCACCTCCGAGCCCAGCGACACCCAGTTGGGCCGGCAGGTGCGCGGTCTGCTCTTCCCGCCTCCGCCCGGCTCGGGCACCGGCTTCCCGCAGCCGGAGCCGGCCGTCGACGACACCGGCAGCCCGATCGGCGCGCACACCGCCGCCCTGCTGGCCGCCGCCGACCGCGCGCAGCACGTCGCCGCGGTGATCCGCCCGGCCCTCGAGCGCAGGCGGGTGGTGGTCAACACCCACTACGTGGACACCTCGATCGCCTTCCACGGCGCCGGCCAGGGGCTGGACGCCGACCGCATCTTCCGGACGTCGCTGTGGGCCACCCGCGGGCTGCTGCCGGACCTCACCGTCGTCGTCGACTCCCCCGTCACCTCCGCCCCTGCGGACGCGGACGCGGAGGCGGTGCGCCGCGCCTTCCTCGCCCAGGCCGAGGCCGCACCCGACCGCTACGTCGTCGTCCCCGGGGAGCTGCTGGACACCGACGGCGAGGAGGGGATGGTCTCCCCCGTCGTCCGCCGCCGGCTGGCCACCCTGGTGGCCACGCGCTACCCGGCCCCCGCCGAGGAGTCCCCGGTTCCCGCGGAGCCGGCGACACCCGGCGCGACCTCCACCGCTGCCGCGGAACGGGCGGGTCGCTCCGTAGGCTGA
- a CDS encoding class I SAM-dependent methyltransferase has product MEELTGWTVEDTEDVVCCLCRVPGTLVHDVAPFGVVRCPQCELVFISPRLRPEALQRIYDDAGYFEGGVYGSAVSTDAAPSVEAGLSPAMLLQRTWTAGRLALIDRERGGAAAGGRLLEVGAGYGLFLAAARAAGWTTSGVELSRTGAKHAQDTLGLDVFCGQLEEAPLTPGFDVVCAWDTVEHVPDPLSFWRTVRSQVADDGVVLFSTPYVSSLPARLLGTRWWTLKPTEHIWHFTPRTHALLLARAGLALTRVVRNPLAPANAGRLDSLVGVARPIPDA; this is encoded by the coding sequence GTGGAGGAGCTCACCGGCTGGACGGTCGAGGACACCGAGGACGTCGTCTGCTGCCTGTGCCGGGTGCCCGGCACGCTGGTGCACGACGTCGCCCCGTTCGGGGTGGTCCGCTGCCCGCAGTGCGAGCTGGTCTTCATCAGCCCGCGGCTGCGCCCGGAGGCGCTGCAGCGGATCTACGACGACGCCGGCTACTTCGAGGGCGGCGTCTACGGCTCGGCGGTCTCCACCGATGCGGCGCCCTCGGTCGAGGCGGGCCTCTCTCCCGCGATGCTGCTGCAGCGCACCTGGACGGCGGGCCGGCTCGCCCTGATCGACCGCGAGCGGGGCGGCGCGGCGGCGGGCGGGCGGCTGCTGGAGGTCGGCGCGGGCTACGGCCTGTTCCTGGCCGCGGCCCGCGCGGCGGGCTGGACGACGTCCGGCGTCGAGCTCTCCCGCACCGGGGCCAAGCACGCGCAGGACACCCTCGGCCTCGACGTGTTCTGCGGTCAGCTCGAGGAGGCGCCGCTGACCCCCGGCTTCGACGTCGTCTGCGCCTGGGACACGGTCGAGCACGTGCCCGACCCGCTGTCGTTCTGGCGGACGGTGCGCTCGCAGGTCGCCGACGACGGCGTGGTCCTGTTCTCGACGCCCTACGTCTCCTCGCTCCCGGCTCGGCTGCTGGGCACCCGCTGGTGGACGCTCAAGCCGACCGAGCACATCTGGCACTTCACCCCGCGCACCCACGCGCTGCTGCTGGCCCGGGCCGGACTGGCGCTGACCCGCGTGGTGCGCAACCCGCTGGCCCCGGCCAACGCCGGGCGGCTGGACTCCCTGGTCGGCGTCGCCCGGCCGATCCCCGACGCCTAG
- a CDS encoding response regulator transcription factor, translating into MTRVLVVEDEESFSDALSYMLRKEGFDAVVANNGPEALAEFERGGADVVLLDLMLPGLPGTEVCRQLRSRSSVPIIMLTAKDAEVDKVVGLELGADDYVTKPYSARELVARIRAVLRRRGDVEALVESALEAGPVRMDVERHVVSVDGEPVALPLKEFDLLELLLRNAGRVLTRVQLIDRVWGSDYVGDTKTLDVHVKRLRAKIEPDPANPKYLVTVRGLGYKLEA; encoded by the coding sequence ATGACCCGAGTGCTGGTGGTGGAGGACGAGGAGTCCTTCTCCGACGCGCTGTCGTACATGCTGCGCAAGGAGGGGTTCGACGCCGTCGTGGCCAACAACGGGCCGGAGGCGCTCGCCGAGTTCGAACGCGGTGGCGCCGACGTCGTCCTCCTCGACCTCATGCTGCCGGGGCTGCCCGGCACCGAGGTCTGTCGGCAGCTGCGCTCCCGCAGCAGCGTGCCGATCATCATGCTGACCGCCAAGGACGCCGAGGTCGACAAGGTCGTGGGCCTGGAGCTCGGCGCCGACGACTACGTGACCAAGCCCTACTCGGCCCGCGAGCTGGTCGCCCGCATCCGCGCGGTGCTGCGCCGCCGCGGCGACGTGGAGGCACTGGTGGAGTCGGCGCTGGAGGCCGGCCCGGTGCGCATGGACGTGGAGCGGCACGTCGTCTCGGTGGACGGCGAGCCGGTGGCGCTGCCGCTGAAGGAGTTCGACCTGCTCGAGCTGCTGCTGCGCAACGCCGGGCGGGTGCTCACCCGGGTCCAGCTGATCGACCGGGTGTGGGGCTCGGACTACGTGGGCGACACCAAGACCCTCGACGTCCACGTCAAGCGGCTGCGCGCCAAGATCGAGCCGGACCCGGCCAACCCCAAGTACCTGGTGACCGTGCGCGGCCTGGGCTACAAGCTCGAGGCCTGA
- a CDS encoding MFS transporter, with translation MTATERSLPEAAEEPPGHARRWWVLATMTVCLLVVIMGNTTLNVAIPTLQRQLGASQGQLQWAIDAYILVFAGLLFSWGVMGDRIGRRRVLLIGLSVFTAGSLLGAFSSSPGELIAWRAVMGIGGAAVQPTTLAVITNVFPEGERGRAIGVWAGAAGIAVAGGPLASGAVLEHFWWGAIFLITVPVALLGIVATVLVVPESRDPSPGRLDIPGVLLSVLALAGLVYGIIHGGSGAGWGSPGVLVPLLGGLALLVLFVWLQRRSAHPALDVTLFRNPAFSAAAAALGLNFFALMGATFYVVYYLQGVLAHGPLASGAALIPMALGMAVMAPGSSRLAERFGAKAVVGAGFGLLTAAVCGFQLLDTTSPLWLLLVILTVQGLGMGTVMAPTTESIMSVVPRHKAGAGAAVNNSVRQVGGALGVAVLGSLLANAYAARLGSAVDALPADARAEASTSLVGTLAAVQRTVGGGDPEAAAAAGDLVGPAREAFVAAMHLTALGTALATALAAVVVLVWLPGRAQATS, from the coding sequence GTGACGGCGACCGAACGGTCGCTCCCCGAGGCCGCCGAGGAGCCGCCCGGACACGCCCGCCGGTGGTGGGTGCTGGCCACCATGACGGTCTGCCTGCTCGTGGTGATCATGGGTAACACGACCCTCAACGTCGCCATCCCCACGCTGCAGCGCCAGCTCGGCGCCAGCCAGGGCCAGCTGCAGTGGGCGATCGACGCCTACATCCTCGTCTTCGCCGGTCTGCTCTTCTCCTGGGGCGTCATGGGCGACCGGATCGGCCGGCGCCGGGTGCTGCTGATCGGGCTGTCGGTCTTCACGGCCGGCTCGTTGCTGGGCGCGTTCAGCAGCAGCCCCGGCGAGCTGATCGCCTGGCGGGCGGTCATGGGCATCGGCGGCGCCGCCGTCCAGCCGACGACCCTCGCCGTCATCACCAACGTCTTCCCGGAGGGTGAGCGCGGCCGCGCGATCGGCGTGTGGGCGGGCGCCGCCGGGATCGCCGTCGCCGGCGGCCCGCTGGCCAGCGGCGCGGTGCTCGAGCACTTCTGGTGGGGCGCGATCTTCCTCATCACGGTGCCGGTCGCACTCCTCGGCATCGTGGCGACGGTGCTCGTCGTCCCGGAGTCCCGCGACCCCTCGCCGGGCCGGCTCGACATCCCCGGCGTCCTGCTGTCGGTGCTGGCACTGGCCGGGCTGGTCTACGGGATCATCCACGGCGGCTCGGGAGCGGGCTGGGGGTCGCCCGGCGTCCTCGTGCCACTGCTCGGTGGGCTGGCCCTGCTGGTGCTGTTCGTCTGGCTGCAGCGCCGCTCGGCGCACCCGGCGCTGGACGTCACGCTCTTCCGCAACCCGGCCTTCTCCGCCGCCGCGGCCGCTCTCGGGCTGAACTTCTTCGCCCTCATGGGCGCGACCTTCTACGTCGTCTACTACCTGCAGGGCGTGCTCGCCCACGGCCCGCTGGCCAGCGGCGCGGCGCTCATCCCCATGGCGCTGGGCATGGCGGTCATGGCGCCGGGCAGCTCGCGGCTGGCCGAGCGGTTCGGCGCCAAGGCCGTCGTCGGCGCCGGCTTCGGCCTGCTGACCGCGGCGGTCTGCGGCTTCCAGCTGCTGGACACGACCTCGCCGCTGTGGCTGCTCCTCGTGATCCTGACGGTGCAGGGCCTCGGGATGGGGACGGTCATGGCGCCCACGACCGAGTCGATCATGTCGGTGGTGCCCCGGCACAAGGCCGGCGCCGGCGCGGCGGTGAACAACTCCGTGCGCCAGGTCGGCGGCGCGCTGGGGGTGGCGGTCCTCGGCTCGCTGCTGGCCAACGCCTACGCGGCCCGGCTCGGGAGCGCGGTCGATGCGCTGCCGGCCGACGCCCGGGCCGAGGCCAGCACCTCGCTGGTGGGCACCCTCGCGGCGGTGCAGCGGACCGTGGGGGGCGGGGACCCCGAGGCCGCCGCCGCGGCGGGCGACCTGGTCGGCCCGGCCCGGGAGGCGTTCGTGGCGGCGATGCACCTCACCGCCCTGGGGACGGCGCTGGCGACCGCCCTGGCCGCCGTCGTCGTCCTCGTCTGGCTGCCGGGGCGGGCCCAGGCGACGAGCTGA
- a CDS encoding sensor histidine kinase, protein MSSSVALLVGGVVGLVVGVLVATLLRRPRRPDLEQSAPSDGAAPEAVLSRRLLDLIDPAVVLIDPDDVVLVANPAARSLGIVRDTRLLVPELLELARAVRDGGRRRAEVSLPGSVVGGGPRQVGVLGVRLERGSDPAAGPVALVLQDVTEARRVEAVRRDFVANVGHELKTPVGALSLLAEAIEDAADDPETVRRFATRMTHEADRLARLVRELIDLSRLQGGEPLPELVPVEVDTVIAEAVDRTKLAASAKQIAIVTGGEGGLVVRGVEYQLATAVTNLLANAVAYSPEHTRIAVSARARAGFVEITVTDNGIGIPREDRSRVFERFYRVDQSRASRTGGTGLGLAIVKHVATNHGGSVSVWSEEGLGSTFTLRIPLAAGADTPATPGPAGDAPAEHDLAGGPPAADAPKGRS, encoded by the coding sequence GTGAGCTCGTCGGTCGCCCTGCTGGTCGGCGGCGTCGTCGGCCTGGTCGTCGGCGTCCTGGTCGCCACGCTGCTGCGGCGTCCGCGCCGTCCCGACCTCGAGCAGTCCGCGCCGTCCGACGGAGCGGCCCCCGAGGCGGTCCTGTCCCGGCGGCTGCTCGACCTGATCGATCCCGCGGTCGTCCTGATCGACCCGGACGACGTCGTCCTCGTGGCCAACCCGGCAGCGCGCTCCCTGGGCATCGTCCGCGACACCCGGCTGCTGGTCCCCGAGCTGCTGGAGCTGGCCCGCGCGGTGCGGGACGGCGGCCGGCGGCGCGCCGAGGTGTCGCTGCCCGGCTCGGTCGTGGGCGGGGGGCCACGGCAGGTCGGCGTCCTGGGTGTCCGGCTGGAGCGGGGATCGGACCCGGCGGCGGGACCGGTGGCGCTGGTGCTGCAGGACGTGACCGAGGCCCGCCGGGTGGAGGCGGTCCGGCGGGACTTCGTCGCCAACGTCGGCCACGAGTTGAAGACCCCGGTGGGCGCGCTGTCGCTGCTCGCCGAGGCGATCGAGGACGCCGCCGACGACCCGGAGACGGTGCGCCGGTTCGCCACCCGCATGACCCACGAGGCCGACCGGCTGGCCCGCCTGGTCCGCGAGCTCATCGACCTCTCCCGGCTCCAGGGCGGCGAGCCGCTGCCGGAGCTGGTGCCGGTCGAGGTCGACACGGTCATCGCCGAGGCCGTCGACCGCACCAAGCTGGCCGCCTCGGCCAAGCAGATCGCGATCGTCACCGGCGGTGAGGGCGGACTGGTCGTGCGCGGTGTCGAGTACCAGCTGGCCACCGCGGTCACCAACCTGCTGGCCAACGCCGTCGCCTACAGCCCCGAGCACACCCGGATCGCCGTGAGCGCCCGGGCCCGGGCCGGCTTCGTGGAGATCACCGTGACCGACAACGGCATCGGCATCCCGCGGGAGGACCGCTCGCGGGTGTTCGAGCGCTTCTACCGGGTCGACCAGTCCCGGGCCAGCCGCACCGGCGGCACCGGTCTCGGGCTGGCCATCGTCAAGCACGTGGCCACCAACCACGGCGGCTCGGTGAGCGTGTGGAGCGAGGAGGGCCTCGGCTCCACCTTCACGCTGCGGATCCCGCTGGCCGCCGGCGCGGACACCCCCGCCACTCCTGGACCCGCCGGCGACGCGCCGGCCGAGCACGACCTCGCCGGCGGTCCGCCCGCCGCTGACGCCCCGAAGGGACGGTCATGA
- a CDS encoding YbjN domain-containing protein, whose translation MSVVEELDAVIEQTLRDDELVHEHPAPGRWLVDLPGTKKLKTVCGLIVGEHALRVEAFVCRQPDENREQLWTYLLQHNARMYGVAYSIDSVGDVYLTGRLPHAAVTPEELDRVLGAVLSYADDHFNTMLEIGFGTSIRREWEWRVKRGESLRNLEAFADFVDPGRRSRATGAPDGGA comes from the coding sequence GTGAGCGTCGTCGAGGAGCTCGACGCGGTCATCGAGCAGACGCTGCGCGACGACGAGCTGGTGCACGAGCACCCCGCGCCGGGCCGCTGGCTGGTCGACCTGCCCGGCACCAAGAAGCTCAAGACCGTCTGCGGGCTGATCGTCGGCGAGCACGCGCTGCGGGTGGAGGCCTTCGTCTGCCGCCAGCCCGACGAGAACCGCGAGCAGCTGTGGACCTACCTGCTGCAGCACAACGCGCGCATGTACGGCGTCGCGTACTCCATCGACAGCGTGGGCGACGTCTACCTGACCGGCCGGCTGCCGCACGCCGCGGTCACGCCGGAGGAGCTGGACCGCGTCCTCGGCGCGGTGCTCAGCTACGCCGACGACCACTTCAACACGATGCTCGAGATCGGCTTCGGCACGTCGATCCGGCGGGAGTGGGAGTGGCGGGTCAAGCGCGGGGAGTCCCTGCGCAACCTGGAGGCCTTCGCCGACTTCGTCGACCCCGGCCGCAGGTCCCGCGCCACCGGCGCCCCGGACGGCGGGGCGTGA
- a CDS encoding helix-turn-helix domain-containing protein — protein sequence MAGNERPLVVSVVVADGLVGSFGLGVCAEVFGYDRRHMGLPRFDFALVSEAPGVLRTDTGIPITVEHGLDRLARSDIVSITAWELFDRVPSPVLLDALREAHARGATIISHCTGAFVLAEAGLLDGKRVTTHWKYAGELAARYPAVEVDPSVLYVDNGRILTGAGTAAGVDTLLHLVRREWGAAAANALAREMVVPPHRDGGQAQFIDSPVAEVEDDLLGAVLEWAQSNLAGDVSVEVLARRALMSPRTFARRFKATTGTTPHAWLLAQRLAAAEALLEGSDAPVEEIARLVGFGTAAGLREQFTRRRGVSPRAYRQTFRRALAAADDDQAA from the coding sequence ATGGCAGGGAACGAGCGCCCGCTGGTCGTGAGCGTCGTCGTCGCCGACGGTCTCGTCGGCAGCTTCGGGCTCGGCGTGTGCGCCGAGGTCTTCGGCTACGACCGTCGGCACATGGGGCTGCCGCGCTTCGACTTCGCGCTGGTCAGCGAGGCGCCGGGGGTGCTGCGCACCGACACCGGCATCCCGATCACGGTGGAACACGGCCTGGATCGGCTGGCCCGCTCGGACATCGTCTCGATCACTGCCTGGGAGCTGTTCGACCGCGTCCCGTCGCCCGTGCTGCTCGACGCCCTGCGCGAGGCGCACGCCCGCGGCGCCACGATCATCAGCCACTGCACGGGCGCCTTCGTGCTCGCCGAGGCCGGGCTGCTCGACGGCAAGCGGGTCACCACCCACTGGAAGTACGCCGGGGAGCTGGCCGCCCGCTACCCCGCCGTCGAGGTCGACCCCTCGGTGCTCTACGTCGACAACGGCCGGATCCTCACCGGCGCCGGGACGGCGGCCGGCGTCGACACGCTGCTGCACCTCGTGCGCCGCGAGTGGGGCGCGGCGGCCGCCAACGCACTGGCGCGGGAGATGGTGGTGCCGCCGCACCGCGACGGCGGGCAGGCGCAGTTCATCGACTCCCCGGTCGCCGAGGTCGAGGACGACCTGCTCGGCGCGGTCCTGGAGTGGGCGCAGAGCAACCTCGCCGGCGACGTCAGCGTCGAGGTGCTCGCCCGCCGCGCGCTGATGAGCCCGCGCACCTTCGCTCGCCGGTTCAAGGCCACCACGGGGACGACGCCGCACGCCTGGCTGCTGGCCCAGCGACTGGCCGCGGCCGAGGCGCTGCTGGAGGGCAGCGACGCCCCGGTCGAGGAGATCGCGCGGCTGGTCGGCTTCGGCACCGCCGCGGGCCTCCGCGAGCAGTTCACCCGCCGCCGCGGCGTCTCCCCTCGGGCCTACCGGCAGACCTTCCGCCGCGCGCTCGCCGCGGCGGACGACGACCAGGCGGCCTGA